Proteins encoded together in one Pseudomonadota bacterium window:
- a CDS encoding sigma-54 dependent transcriptional regulator, which produces PLFGGIATSSPPMRAAVDLLAAAAESDAPVIVSGESGTGKELAAAFVHERSARSKGPLVKVNCAAIPAGLLEAEMFGAAAGAFTGATRARGGRFEAAEGGTLLLDEITEMDAGLQAKLLRVIQEKEYEPVGAVRPRRADVRIVASTNRAIDAAIRSGVFREDLYFRLNVFEVVLPPLRERPDDILPLARHFVRELAGERPRRLARETEAALAAHAWPGNVRELRNTIERAVILARGGVVHPEHLPPGIAAGAIVPGAPPRTAASSPPRAGTKVHDMERQLIVETLDGTSGNRTRAAESLGMSRRALLYKLKRYGIDG; this is translated from the coding sequence CGCCGCTGTTCGGCGGGATCGCGACGTCGTCGCCGCCGATGCGCGCCGCGGTCGACCTCCTCGCCGCCGCCGCCGAGAGCGACGCCCCGGTGATCGTCTCGGGCGAGAGTGGGACCGGCAAGGAGCTCGCCGCGGCGTTCGTGCACGAGAGGAGCGCTCGGAGCAAGGGCCCGCTCGTCAAGGTCAACTGCGCGGCGATCCCGGCGGGGCTGCTCGAGGCGGAGATGTTCGGCGCCGCGGCCGGCGCGTTCACCGGCGCGACGCGCGCGCGCGGAGGGCGCTTCGAGGCGGCCGAGGGCGGGACGCTCCTGCTCGACGAGATCACCGAGATGGACGCCGGGCTCCAGGCGAAGCTGCTGCGCGTGATCCAGGAGAAGGAGTACGAGCCGGTCGGGGCCGTCCGTCCGCGCCGCGCCGACGTCCGGATCGTGGCGAGCACGAACCGCGCCATCGACGCGGCGATCCGCTCGGGCGTCTTCCGGGAGGATCTGTACTTCCGCCTCAACGTCTTCGAGGTCGTGCTGCCTCCGCTCAGGGAGCGGCCCGACGACATCCTCCCGCTGGCGCGACACTTCGTCCGCGAGCTCGCGGGAGAGCGGCCGCGCCGCCTGGCGAGGGAGACCGAGGCCGCGCTCGCGGCGCACGCGTGGCCCGGCAACGTGCGGGAGCTGCGCAACACCATCGAGCGCGCGGTGATCCTCGCACGCGGCGGGGTCGTCCACCCGGAGCACCTGCCGCCCGGCATCGCGGCCGGGGCAATTGTGCCCGGCGCACCCCCGCGGACAGCCGCGTCCTCGCCGCCGCGCGCCGGGACCAAGGTGCACGACATGGAGCGCCAGCTGATCGTCGAGACGCTCGATGGGACCTCCGGCAACCGCACCCGCGCCGCCGAGTCGCTCGGGATGAGCCGCCGCGCCCTCCTCTACAAGCTGAAGCGGTACGGGATCGACGGGTGA
- a CDS encoding DNA adenine methylase, which produces MDATPCHTARKGAGATAGARGGPVGKARPFLKWAGGKRQLLPAIRANLPEKFKRYFEPFVGGGAVFFDLEPRRAVLSDANAELVNCYAAVRDNVDALIRALRGHVYDRDYYYRIRALSPDSLDEVERAARTIYLNKTGFNGLYRVNSKGVFNVPFGRFKNPNICDEPTLRACSARLAGVEVRCRPFYAVIDDAAAGDFVYFDPPYIPLSKTSYFTAYNDLKFDLDDQERLARVFEQLADRGVRVMLSNSDVDWVRERYARYAPKSVLAPRSVNSVVSARGLVRELLVTSY; this is translated from the coding sequence ATGGACGCCACCCCATGCCATACCGCCCGGAAGGGCGCGGGAGCCACGGCGGGCGCGCGCGGCGGTCCTGTCGGCAAGGCGAGACCCTTCCTGAAGTGGGCGGGCGGCAAGCGGCAGCTCTTGCCCGCGATCCGCGCCAACCTGCCGGAGAAGTTCAAGCGGTACTTCGAGCCGTTCGTCGGCGGCGGCGCCGTGTTCTTCGACCTCGAGCCGCGGCGGGCCGTCCTCTCGGACGCCAACGCGGAGCTCGTCAACTGCTACGCGGCGGTGCGCGACAACGTGGACGCCTTGATCCGCGCGCTCCGCGGCCACGTCTATGACAGGGATTACTACTACCGAATCCGCGCGCTCTCCCCTGATTCGCTCGACGAGGTGGAGCGCGCCGCGAGGACGATCTACCTGAACAAGACGGGCTTCAACGGGCTCTACCGCGTCAACAGCAAGGGCGTGTTCAACGTCCCGTTCGGCAGGTTCAAGAACCCGAACATCTGCGACGAGCCGACGCTGCGCGCCTGCTCGGCGCGGCTCGCCGGGGTGGAGGTCCGGTGCCGCCCGTTCTATGCCGTGATCGACGACGCCGCCGCCGGGGACTTCGTCTACTTCGATCCTCCCTACATCCCGCTCTCGAAGACGTCGTACTTCACGGCGTACAACGACTTGAAGTTCGATCTCGACGACCAGGAGCGGCTGGCGCGCGTGTTCGAGCAGCTCGCGGATCGCGGCGTCCGGGTGATGCTCTCGAACTCGGACGTCGATTGGGTCCGCGAGCGCTACGCGCGGTACGCCCCGAAGAGCGTCCTTGCGCCGAGATCGGTCAACTCCGTGGTGTCGGCGAGAGGCCTCGTGCGGGAGCTCCTCGTCACGAGCTACTGA